TGATGATTGGCATACTCTTGAAGCACGACAACACCAATATCTTCCTTTGAACTGAGTTCGATTTCGATTAAATGGTTAGCCTCTACTGGCAGGGCCCTGAGAGGGCATAGCCAAGCATCCACGATGCGTTGTTCCAGGCATTCAAGACTATGTGAATCGCTAAAGTTTTTAGTTGAAGACACAATCCATCCTGAGGGTGGTGGATTGAGCAAGGAGTGATCAAGCCACCGATTGGCGTCAAGTCTTAAACTTGATTTTCCTTGTAAACGAGCCATTTGATGGACCATTCGCTCGAGTTGAAGCAAGAGCGAATCTTCCTTGGGTTGCCAATGATTGCCTATTTTTTGGAGTTTTATGCCAAAGATCTGAGCACATTTTTTCTGGTTTCTGCTGATTGTTGTTTGATGCTGCTCAAAAATTTCACCTACTTTTTTCCCAGACTGAAGCCATATCATTCCGTCAAAGCTAGAAAGCAAATCTAAACTAACCATGGTGCTGACTTTGGATCAAAATTCCACCTAAAAAGCTTGTTGTTTGGCTGATTTAGACACGCTTCATTATGCTGGATTTTGAGGGTGTAGGGATCAATGCATGCAAGCTATGCACTTTTGGGACCAGGTATTGGCCGAATGTTTGCCCTTGCTGTAACGAATTATGTTCATGAAATTACAAAGGAATCAATGCTTTGGGTTGGTTTTGATCCTTACTTTTCCTTTGCTAAGGCCTCGCCTGAGAAGACTGACTTTCGATCGCTTGCTACTTAGCTGCTTATGCGAGTGATTGTTGTTTAGGTGGGCGTTTGGTGGATGGGCAATGTTGTGACTCCCAGCGAAACCGATCGGCGTCAATGTTTTTGTGTTCAGTTACGGATGCTGTTTATTTACAAAATCATCTAGAGAAACCTCGTAGCGCTTGATGCTGAGAAGATCTGGATGGTTCCGTTCTGATCGGTTGTCAGTGCATCGCACCGAATCACAGCATTGACAAGCAGCCCCAACATCCGGCTGTCGTTTGAGATGGAAGCCCTTGTCGAGACTTGAACTCGAGACCTCTCCCTTACCAAGGGAGTGCTCTACCGCTGAGCTACAAGGGCGTGTGGTGGATGGGCCGGGTTGGATTTGAACCAACGTAGGCAGAGCCAGTGGATTTACAGTCCACCCCCATTAACCACTCGGGCACCGACCCGAACCACACTCGAAGAGGTTACCAGCAAGGCTGTCGATACGATCAACCTACGTTTACGAGTCGGGCCATGCACCTGTTGCTGCTCAACGGCCCCAACCTCAATCTGCTGGGCCAGCGGGAACCAGGCCTCTACGGCCGCCAGACCCTTGATCAGATCGAGACATCACTCTGTGAGCGAGCCTGCGCTGATGGCCTAACGCTGGAGTGTTTCCAGAGCAATTTCGAAGGTGCCCTGGTGGACCGCATCCATCAGGCGATGGGAAAGGTGGATGGAATCCTGATTAACGCAGGGGCCTACACCCACACCTCGATTGCGATCCGTGATGCCCTTCTGGGGACAGCGATTCCCTACGTGGAGCTGCACTTGAGCAATACCCACGCCCGTGAACCGTTTCGGCATCGCTCGTTTCTGGCCGACCGTGCCGTTGGCGTGATTTGTGGTTTTGGCCCTGTGAGCTACGACTTGGCCCTGGATGGGTTGGTTCGCCACCTGCGCAACTCTGCGAGCGGAGGGAAGAGCTGATGGCCTCGACATCTGTGGCCAGCATTCGTTGGTTGGCGGCACCCACGAGCGCTTCTTGGCTGCAGCAAGCGATCGCCAGACCAATAGAGGTCTTAATTGATCATGCGCACTGTGAGCGCAAAGCGGCGGGGTCTGCCGTGCAGCTGATGTTTCGCTATCTGTGCGAACCAGGCCTGGGGGAAGTGTTGAGTCCGTTGGCGCGCGAGGAGCTTGAGCATTTCGAGCAGGTGCTTGCTTTGCTACGGGCACGAGGGCGCTATCTCGAGCCTTTGCCATCCCCGGGCTATGGCGGCTTTCTTGCCAAGCACATCCGTAAAGGGGAGCCGCTGCGAATGCTGGATTCGTTTTTGGTGGCGGGTTTGATCGAAGCCCGTAGCCATGAACGGATGGCGCTGTTGGCGGAGCACAGCCCGGAGCAAGATTTAAAAGACCTTTATGGAAGCTTGTTGTTGAGTGAAGCGCGCCATTTCGGTCTTTATTGGGTGCTGTGTGAACAGCGTTGGGAGCGTTCGGTGATCGTGCCCAGGCTGGAGGAGCTTGCGCAGGTTGAAGTGGAGGCCCTGACTGGAGAATTGGAGGAGCCGGCCGACGTGAGAATGCATAGTTGTGGTGTTGATGTTCGCTGAGCTGCTCCACAACATCACTCCATATGAGGAACTGAGTGCCTGCGATATACACCCCCACTCAAGTTGTGGGGGGAGGATCTCATATCAGCGAAAACCAGATGCTGACTCGGTTTGGTAATTGTTCTCATCTAGCCTGGCGACCATCCCCTCATTGAATAGGGACCGATTGCCTCGCTTGATTGTTAAGATGGCAGCTGCCCGAATCTGTTCGTAGGTTTGTTGTGTCGACATGTTGTAACGAGAGACTAAGTCTCGAATCGTCAGCATCGATGTAAGTCGCCTGTTGGATAGATAAACGACTTACTGAAAGGCTTCAAGCGGATTAAATGTATTGATGTAACCTTCTCCAGAGGGGAGTTTATTAATCACTGAAAAGCTACTGGCATAGGGCAGTGGTTGCACTAAGGGAACAAAGCGGACATAGCTGGCATATCTATTTTTAACGCTGTTGGCAATTGATTGAGCCGTAGACAGTTCGCAATATTTGGATGCATTCCATTTGTTTGTAAATTTAAGAATTAGCTTTGTCTTGTGAGGATTCACTACCTACGACAAAATCCCACCATGCTTCAAGACGTTGCGTAGATGCATACCAGATGTCTCCAAATAAACCACCATGGGCAGTGTCGTCTTGAATCAGAGAGCGGGCGCCAGTAAGTAGAGCTGACTCAACTGGAACGAGTCCATCACCGAGGCATCCTTCATCATCAATAGCTCTTTGGTAACTAGCTTTAGCGCCCCTGCGGCTGAATGCCGAGGCATTTCCACTAGACAAATCAAGCTTTCCGGCAATAGCGACATAGTCAACGTCAGATTCATGACAACCAGGAAAGCGGCGGTCGACCATCGCCCTCAAAGGTGTTGCACGGACTGCCTGATGAGGACTGCCGAGTGTAACCAAACGATCACATCTTTTAGAGCCCGCATAAATCCTTCCCTCAAAAGGTTCATCGCTGAGATAGAGGCGTAACATCACTCCACCGGAGCTGTGCCCAATCAAGGTGACTTTTCCACTTAGTGAGTGATGTTGAACTTGTTTCACAATGTCATCGACACGGTCGAGTACGCGTCTCCATCCAAATCTCCAGATAGTTAAAAGCCAATCCAGTCGAGACATGGGAACCACCAGAGCATTGCAAATTCCCTTGTGCTTTAGCCACTCAGCCATTGGTTCATAAGCCTCTGCTGTAATCAAGAAGCCTCCAAGGATCACAACCGGCTGCTGAGGATCAACCGTTCTCATGGCTCTGATTCATGGAATGAACACCATCATCAATGGAGAAGGATGCCTAAGCAGTGATCCGTAGGACTCTCCTGTGTAACGCGATCAGCAGCTCTTGTAGCAGATCAAGTGCCATCGATGAGTGTCATGGATTGGGGGTAACTGCTTAGAGCATTCCAAGCTGCAATAAAAATCCCACTCGTGGCTGGGCAGTTGCAAGGTACTGTGACTATCTTTTACCCGTAAAGGCTCGATTGAATGGGGTCTTCTTCGTTTCTGATTTCATCAATCAAGCATAGTTTGTTCGAGTTTTGGAAATCGCTTATGTCCAGATTTTGAGTGACTTTATCTACTTCATCAGAGACTATTTTATGTCCTTTGTGAGCCGCATGGCTCAATGCTGCTAGTGAAGTCACGGCTCTGATAGTCCCCCATGCAGTGCAGTGGAGCTTTTTAATTGCTTTTTAGAGTTGTGTTCAACATCACAGCACCGCTTAATACCGGTCACTGTCTCTGCTGGTGATTCTGGAGATGGTGTGTGGGTCGAGCAAGTAAATCACTCTTCTCAGATCGCCATGGCTAATGCATTGATTACAATCCAAAAAATCATGACTGCCCCCCCCCTAATCGCTTTCGCATTGATGTCGCCAATGCCGGAAGACTCCAAGTCTGAAAAGCTTTGGCGTCTTTCATCCCGAAGCGTGAATAGCAGCTAAAGTTAATATTCGGCTCGCGATACCGTTCACCCACATTCGGGGTTTAGAGCATATGGCGGATAAGGTTCATTCATCATTGCCATGGAAGTCATCCGTTTCGATTTTCATTTGTTCTAAGCATCTTGTGTCATGTCTGGATGAGATGGTGAATATCGGCTTAGATTGATCTATGGATTAATAATGGTGCCTTTCTCTCTCGAAACTTCTCCTGGTGATCAGAGTTGTGCGATCAGGTCAGGTGCATTCAAAGGTTGTTGCTCGTTGCTGCTTTCGGTTGATGAATTGACATCTTTGTTTGAAGACCCTCCCGTTGAGGATTGAAATGGGTTGGCTCATGTCTTTGGCTAGCGGTCTTGAGATCACGGAATAAAAAAGCTACTCCCCTAAAAGAGCAGCTTAAAAACCAACACCTGAGCTATCAAAACCAAGAGCGTGAGCTGCAACCAGGATCTCTATGGTCGATCTTCTGTAGCAGCTAGTTGAATTGCCCTCTTTCGAGGGGCAGACCGTGAACCCACAGCTTGATTTTAAATTTGAATCTCAATCAGTGAAGAGTAAAAGGTTGTTTGTGGCTGATTAGTTCTTGTCTGTCAACGACTTGGACATGGCGGCTGCGAGAGCAACACAACCAGCGACGATCAGATAGCCCATGAGATTTGTTTGAAGGCTTAAGCATCATTTGTTTTCGAGCTGCCTGCTGACTGTCTCCGATGAGACCGAATCCTCAATCGATCGGCTGGATTGTCTGTTTGCTTGCTTAGGCAAGGCCTGGATAGTGACTGGCAATTGGGTCATCGGTGAAGGATGCCGCCCACCCTCCTGATTTTTTGAAAAAACGAATCACGCAGTAGCTGGGGTTCGCGCCCATGTCGAACCAGTGCCGGGTTTCCGCTGGAATGGCGATCCAATCATTGGCTTCGCAGATCAGCTGAAGCACCTCCCCATTGATATGGAGTGAAAACAGGCCGCGACCCTCCACAAAAAACCGCACTTCGTCTTCCGCATGCTGGTGTTCGCGCAGAAATGTTTGGCGCAATGGTTCGCTGCTGGGTTGATCTCCACCAACGCGCATCACGTCCACGGTTCCATATCCATCGCTGTCTTGGACGGAACGGATCAGTGATTGATAGGCCAACAGAATCTGCTCTTGATTGGCCCCTTGTTCGAGCCCTGGCTGGCTTGGCCAGCGTTGAAACTTGATCCCTCGCGTTTTGAGCTCTGCGCTGATCAAGGCGGGATTGCTGGTGCTGAACAGTGGCTTTGGTGTGGATGCAACGGCTGAAGCACGGTCTGCAGCAATGCCTGCTGCCTGTGTTGCGTAAATCCTCAGCTGCGTCATCAGCGCTGCGTTGCCTGAACCGCATTCCTGTTTAGCTCTGACGAGTCTCTGGCGTGGCGCCTGTCCCACCGGTCACTGTCATTGTTGGGCAGTTGGTTGGGGATCTTGTGCCTCACGCTCTGCAATTGATCGGAGTGGGCCCTGGTGATCCAGAGCTTCTCACCATTGCTGCTGTTCGCGCGATTGAAACCGCCGATGTCGTGGCTTATCCCGTTGCTCGTGCTGATGCTGATGGGATGGCTTGGACCATTGCCTCTCGCTGGACGCGTTCAACGCAACGGCGGCTGCCTCTGGTCTTTCCGATGGTGGCGGAAGCCGAGCCGAGATTGAAGGCTTGGCGTCATGCTGCCGATGCGCTTGCGTCTGAGCTGCGACGCGGTTTATCGGTGGTTTTGCTCTGTGAAGGTGATGCCTCGTTGTTTGCCTCGAGCAGCTATGTGCAACTGGCACTTCGCAAGCAGCATCCTGATCTCAGGGTCAAGTTGATTCCGGGTATTCCGGCAGTTTGTGCTGCAGCAGCTGCTAGCGCGGAGATGGCGATTGATTGGCCTCTCGCCTTGCAGCAAGACGGGGTGCTGATTCGTCCTTGCCCAGACCAAGAATCAGATCTGGAGAGATTGCTTGAATCAGCTAAAGCGGACTGCATGGTGCTGGCATTGATCAAGCTGGGGCAGCGATGGCCATGGGTTCGAACTTGCCTTGACCAGCGCCGGCTGCTCGAGGGCTCCCTCTTCGCGCAACGGGTGGGTTGGCCTGATCAGGTCTTGGCGCGGGCAACCGAAATTCCCGCTGAATCGAAGCCTTATTTTTCACTGCTGCTGATTCGGCAGACTTGGCCTGAGGTAGTGCCGTGACGGAAAGCGTTTCGTTTCTCACGTCTTTGAATTGGCTCGGGCTGGTTCACCCCGTTCTGATGATTTTGTTTGTCTATCCGGTGGTGGGTGCCACGATTCGGTTAGGCATCTTGGCCCGGGAACGGCGGCTGGATCTCAATCCGATTGCGCCAACGGTGCCGGTGGAACACGCCGATCACGGTCGTTGGGTGACGGGGGGAATGGTGTTGGCGGTGTTGGTGGCGTTGTTTCACAACGCTTTGGCAGGAGGGATGCAGGCTGATCAGATGTTGGGATTCCTGCTGGCTGTCGTGGGTGCTGCAGCGGCATACGTGGCGTTATTAGGTGCCAAAGGTGTTGTCCCGAAGATGTTGTGGGCAGCAGCCTGTTGGTTCACTCTGATGCTGAGTGCCTCTCAGCCAGCGTTGCTCCAGTGGCGCCAGGCCTTCCCCACAGCGGTTTGGCAGTCGCATCTTTGGGGGGGGCGGCCTTAATCGCACTGATGTTGGCTGCGGTAGTGATGCAAAAGCAGATTGCGGGTCGGCTCTGGATGCGACGGCTGCATGTGTGGATGAATGTTGTTGTTGCTTTGTTGCTAGCGACGCAGGCCATCACTGGGACGCGTGATTTATTCATGCGCTGATGTTGGGGATTGACTCGCAGAAAATGAGCGATGCGCCTCAATCAGAACAATCCTTGCCAGATGATTGAGCCAGGATTTGACGCCCCATTAATCTTTTCAAATCTTGTGAACGATTCATGAGCGGAAGTGGACATCACGGGCCTGATCGCAGCCTTTGGATGGATCACATCGAATCACCACCACCGATCGGAACAGGGACTGCTTGGACGGTGCAAGGGTTTGAGGATTTTTTTCGATGTATCCCAACGCTCTATCGGTGACGTTGCCGATTACAACGTGCACCTTCCTACCGATGGGGATCTCTACGACACCCATGAGATCTATGCCGGTCCAGATGGCATGGTCTATTTCACCCAGCGCATGCATGACCGCGTAGGTCGATTCACTCTGGATGGAAGGGTTGAGTTTTTTGATCTTCCCGATGGGTCTCGCCCCCACGGCTTGCGCTTTAGCCCTACTGGTGGCTGGTACATCACGCTCGAAAACTTTGACGAAATTGTTGAGTTGAGCAAAGAGGATGGCTCGATTGTGGCCACCTACAGCGTTGCCTTTGATGATCCGCAAATCCAAGGGATTGTGGGTCCCCATGGATTAGCGATCGATCAACAAAATCGTCTTTGGTACGCCGGTCGCACCTCAGATGTACTCGGTTGGGTTGACCCTGAAACGGGAGAACATCGGCGATTTGAGTTGCCTACTCGACCTGAAATTGCTCCCAACTTTGACCATGAATTGGTCAAGCCTGAAGCTAGTGCACCGATTTATGTTGATATTGATGATGATGATAACGCTTGGTTTGTGAATCTGCAAACGAATCAAATTGCCCGCATCGATCCTCAAGGTCAGATGCGCTTATTTGAGATTGAAGGTTTTGATACTGATAACACTCGTCTGATCAATGTTTTTCAAGGCCCGGATGGATTTATTTGGGTCACGATTGAGGGAGATAATTCGCCAGCTGTGGAAAATACCCAGCAAAGTCTTGGCGGTATTGCTCGGTTTGATCCCACTACGGAAACGTTTGAGGCCTATCCCCAAAAGTTATCCAAGGGAGCCGGTGTAGTTCTGGGCGTGAAAGATAGTTCCGTTTGGTTTCAATACCAGGAGGAGGCCCTCGTTCGCTTGACGGTTGATGACTCAGGCCGAACAGACCAACAGACCTTCCCTCTTCCAGACATTGGTAAACGTGTGATGCATCGCATCGCTCAAGGACCTGATTCAAACATGTGGTTTACAAGCCTTGCGGCGGATGTTGTCAGTCGGTTGGTGACGGATCAACAGGGCTTGCCTGTGTATGGCTTTGATCAAACGCAAACGGGTGATCAATACTTGTCTGCGTTGCCAATGGAGTGGACCCATTTGTTGCAACCTGAGTCGGGTTATGACTCCCCCGACCCTCTTTTCCTGAGTCCTTCAGCTGGGGACGAGGTCATTGCAACGTCGCGCCTCTGGGACCGATTGACTGGACAGACGGTTTGGACAATCGACAATCGATTGTGATGAACGCAATTCTTGGCAGAGCAGTTGTCGCTACGAGTGGTTGGGTGAAGATTTCCGTGTGTACGACGATCTCAGTGATGCGTCGGGGTTGATTCCGGTGTATCGCGCTCTCGATGCGGATGACGCTTCACTGCTCTGGTACACAGACCCACGCTTTGTGGACGCTTCGATTCATGCCGACTCTTCAGTGGCTTGGTATGCCTATGCCATTCCAGAGAACGCGACCTTTGGCTGAACAGGATTGCTGTAAAAGCACTGCTTGCCGTTCAACAATCTCGAACGCGTGATTTATTGATGCGCTGATCCTTGGACTCTGGGCAGGTGTTGCGGGATCATGCTCGGGTTGAAAGGCCCGCGTTTGGGTGGAGCGATCAGTCGCCGGAAGAGGGCCAACAAGGCACGGCCTTCCTGAGGTGCCTGACGGTCGACCCAGCATCCCGGCCGGCAAAACAGCCAGCGGATCAGGGCATAGCGATCCTGCCGAGCCAAATCTCCCCAGTGGAGAAGGGCTTCTGTGTCGGTTTTGTTGGTAAAGATCACTGGCAATGCAGGCAGCTCTTGGCACCAGCGCAGCTTGGAACTGGCCACCCATGGAAGGGGAGAACGGGAGTAGGCGATCTTGGCGCCGCTTTCGCTTAAAGCGGTGATGCAGCAGGGATAACGATGTCCGCCGTCATCTTCAATCCAGGCTTCCAGTTTGAGCTTTTGCCATGGGGCGAGGTCCTTCGCGGCAGGGTCCCAACAGGCACGAACCGCCACGATCAAACTGAGCAGATTGATCACGCCCCACACCAGCCCGACCGGCCGACCGGCAAGCACCTGATTTGGTAAGCCGCTGGCGTTGGAGAGCAGCCCCTGGAGGTTCACCAGATTGAACAGCACGAGGGCCAATAGCGGCAGGAGTAGTTCCACGCTGGTGCTGCCACGATCACGGCGCTGATGTTTGGGAGTGACGCGAAATCCACCGATGCGTCCAATCAGGTTGGACAGCACGGTCATGGTGAGGGGAACGGTGAGCACCCAGCCGGTGAGCTCGCTTAAAAAAGCCGTTCGAGACCCACGGTTTAACCAGCCCAGGCTCAGCACTTGCAAGCCCCAGAGCGGTAGGAGAAGGGTCAATGCGGCCTCGCTGTTGAGCAGGATCGGAATGATGCCCAGAAGGCCATAGCTGAGTGGCATCAGCATCAGCACCAGCCTTGGCACGTTGTTGAACCAATGCATCACGCCTTCGAGGTAGGCGATGCGTTGCCCAAGCGATAACCCCTTGGGATGTAAGGGGCCGCTGCGAAGCCGAAGGCTTTGCAAGGTGCCAGAGGCCCAGCGTTGGCGCTGGTGTACGAAATCCGCCATGGTTTCGGCCGCCAATCCAGCGCTGAGTTTTTCCTGCAAATAGAGCAGTCGCCAGTGCTGACGCGTCAGGCTGATGCCGGTCACAAAATCCTCAGAGATGGCTTGTTCCACAAAGCCACCGATTTGATCGAGTGCTTTCCGTTTCACCACAAACGACGTGCCTGCACACACCACCGCCCCCCAGCCATCGCGCACCGGTTGGATCCAGCGGTAGAAGCTTTCTTCATCTGACAGAAGCCAATGTTCCATCCCCAGATTGCGCATCACGGGGTCCGCGTTGATGAAGGTCTGAGGGGTCTGAATTAGCGCAACCTCAGGTTCGAGCAGAAAGCCAATGCTGCGATCTAGAAAAGTGCGTTGGGGAATGAAGTCGGCGTCGAAGACGGCCACCAGCTCTCCTCGGCAGTGGCGCAGACCATGGTTGAGATTGCCGGCCTTGGCATTCACGTGCTCCGGTCGGTGCAGGTAGCGGCACCCGAGCTCGGCAGCGAGGGTTTTCACCTCATGGCGACCGCTGTCGTCGAGCACCCACACCTTGGTGTGGGGATAGGACAAGTTTGTGCAGCCAATCAGGGCTCGTTCGAGCACCTTGATGGGTTCGCCGTAGGTGGGAACCAGGATGTCCACGTGGGGTTTCCAGCCGCTGTTAGCCCAGCGCTGTTGCCGATCGTTGATCTCGAAGCGGCGATCGGGGAATCGTCGCCAAGCCAGCCAGAGCGGGATCAAGCCAATGAGGAGCAGCCAGGCTTCGGCGAGCAGGAGCAGCAGGCTGAGGCTGATCGATAAGCGGCTATCAAAGTTGAGGCTGGAGGTGACTCTCCAGGTCAAATAGCGAAGGGTGAACAAGGTGATCAGCAGGATCAGGCTGCGCCGTCCCCAGATCGGGGTGTCTTGTTCAGGGCGACGAATCAACCAGAGCGGCCAGATCAGCAGCAGAGGCAACAACTCATTCACTGAATTTGCTGCATCTGTTGATCGAGTAACTCAAGGGCTGCGGCGAGCGTGGGGGCGCGCATCAGTTGCTGCCGAAACTGGGATGCGCTGGGGAAGCCAGTGCAGGTCCAGCTCATGTGTTTCCGCGCAATCAGCAGGCCGTGATCCCCGCGTGTCTCGACGAGGGCCAGGAGTTGTTCTTTGGCGAGGGCTAGACGCGCATGGGCTGTGGGCGTGGCGGGAATCGGCAGCCCACTCAGAGCGGCATCGATTTGGCCCACCAGCCAAGGGGCACCCATGCTTCCGCGTCCCACCATCACGCCATCGGCGCCTGTGATCCGCAGGCAACGCAGCGCTTCTTCTGGGCTGTTGACATCCCCATTCGCGATCACGGGAATACGCAGGGCTGCTTTCACTGCGGCAATCGCGTTCCAATCCGCACTGCCGCTGAAGCGTTGCTCTCGTGTGCGGCCGTGCAGCGTCAGCATTCGCGCCCCTGCATCCTGCAAGCGTCGGCACCAGCTCACGGCGGCCTCCGCCCCCGCGCCGTTGTGTTCACCACACCAGCCGAGGCGGGTTTTCACCGTAACGGGAAGGCCCACGGCGGCCACCACCGTGTCCACAATTTTGCAGGCAAGATCCGGGTCGCGAATCAGCCCGCTGCCGCCTCCTTTTCGGGCGATTTTGCGGACGGGGCAACCCATATTGATGTCGATCAAAAAAGCTCCCGCATCGGCCGCTCGCCGGGCTGCATCGGCCATTGCGGCCGGATGGTGATCAAACAGCTGCACCCCAATGGGCCCTGTCTCTTCTTGCAGCCCATCCATCTTGAGCCGACCGTGCCCCAGCTCCAGGCTGGTGGCATTCACCATCTCGGTGAACAGCAGCGCATCGGGAGCCCAGCGGCGCACCAGTTGCCTGAAGATCCGATCGCTGACGCCAGCGAGTGGGGATTGCAGGACGCGGCACCTGAGTTGTCGCTCTAACAGTCGACCCTGAATCTTCAGCGGCATGGCCAAAGGCCGAAGATCTCTGCATTCTGCGGGTTTGGCGGGTGATCTGAGACTTGGCGTAATGGTTGGGCTTGTCAAGGCAAGGCGATGGGGCGAAGGATGGAGGTCTCCGGTCTCTGCTCACATGCCCTCTAACCCCTGGCCGCTGAGCCGCTTGTTGTTGGAGCGAATCCTTGAGGACCGAATCAGTGATCGCTTTGTGGCCGAGCGGATCTGGGAGCGTTTGGGGTACCAGCCACAAGGGGAGGGCCTGGTTTGGCTCGCTGGGCCTGAGACGCCCTCGGTATGGCGAGAGGCCTTCCCCCAGGCCCCGGAAGTGATCAGTGTTCGCCCCGCATCCGTGCAACTCACCCGCTCGATTCCACACGAGCACAAACAGCTCTTGAAAGAACAGCTGAAGTTTGCCGGGTATCGAATCGGAGAGCTCTATCCACGGCGCACGCGAAGGGCGACGGCGGTGAATTGGTTGTTGGCCTGGCTTGCATCCCGCGATCAGTTGCTGGTAGAGGAGGGCCCCTTGCCACCCTTGCTGGATACGCCGCTCAATCCAGTGAGCGGCCATCCCGGTGATCTTCCCGTGCGTTGAGCCCTAGGCCTGGATGATCACCTTGGTGCCTTTGGGGGTGTTCTCGAACAGCCATCGAGCCTGTTTGGTGGGCATGCGGACGCAACCGTGGCTTCTCGGCACTCCAAAGGCTTGGCCAGCATCTTCTTGCCAGGGAGCGGCGTGCATGCAAATGGCTTCGTTGGCGGTGATGCACATCGCATAGGGCACGCCTGGAGAAACATAGGTGCGTCCGCGCATGGTGACCGAGCGGTACTTGGTGAGCACCGAGGCGTGGCCCGTGGGTGTGGGCGATGAAGCCTTGCCCGTACTCACGGGAATCACCCGGACGGTTTGATCTTGCTCGTTAAGCACGGTGAGGGTCTGATCGGAGAGATCGACCACGAGCGTTGCAATGAGCTCAAGCATGGTTGTGCCGCTGGCGTCGTTGTCACAGGCCTAGCTGCGTCGCATGCGTCTCATTCGTCTCTTTCTGAATGATTTCGCATTTCCGTGATGGGTCACCTCTGTACTGTCAAGAAAGTTTTTCTGGGCTCCTGTCTTGGCACGTCCGGTCGTCGCAATCATCGGACGTCCCAACGTGGGCAAGTCCACCTTGGTGAACCGTCTTTGTCGAAGTCGTGAGGCAATCGTTCACGACCAGCCAGGTGTGACCCGAGATCGCACCTATCAAGACGGGTATTGGGGCGATCGAGAATTCAAGGTGGTGGACACCGGCGGCTTGGTGTTCGATGACGACAGTGAGTTTCTTCCTGAGATCCGGGAGCAGGCCGGCCTCGCCCTAGCTGAAGCCAGCGTGGCGTTGGTGATTGTGGATGGTCAGCAGGGACTCACGGCTGCTGATGAATCGATCGCGGAATGGCTGCGTACGCAGCCATGCAAGACGCTGCTGGCAGTGAATAAGTGTGAGTCTCCGGAGCAGGGGTTGGCGATGGCCGCTGAATTTTGGTGCCTCGGTCTTGGCGAACCCCATCCGATTTCGGCCATTCATGGTGCTGGCACCGCCGAGCTTCTCGACCAGGTGCTCACCTTTCTTCCGCCCAAGGACGAGGAGAGCGATGAAGAGGAGCCGATTCAGCTTTCGATCATTGGTCGCCCCAACGTGGGGAAATCCAGCTTGCTCAACGCCATCTGTGGGGAGACGCGGGCGATCGTCAGTCCGATTCGTGGTACCACCCGCGACACGATTGATACCCGTATCGAACGGGAAAATCGTCCCTGGAGATTGATCGACACCGCGGGAATACGCCGGCGTCGAAGCGTGAATTATGGGCCAGAATTTTTTGGGATCAATCGCAGTTTTAAAGCCATTGAACGCAGTGATGTCTGCGTTCTAGTGATCGATGCTCTCGATGGTGTGACCGAGCAAGATCAACGCTTGGCGGGACGGATCGAAGAGGACGGTCGCGCTTGTGTGGTGGTGGTGAACAAGTGGGATGCGGTGGAAAAAGACAGCCACACGATGACGGCGATGGAAAAGGAGCTTCGCGCCAAGCTCTACTTTCTCGATTGGGCTCC
This portion of the Synechococcus sp. ROS8604 genome encodes:
- the aroQ gene encoding type II 3-dehydroquinate dehydratase, whose amino-acid sequence is MHLLLLNGPNLNLLGQREPGLYGRQTLDQIETSLCERACADGLTLECFQSNFEGALVDRIHQAMGKVDGILINAGAYTHTSIAIRDALLGTAIPYVELHLSNTHAREPFRHRSFLADRAVGVICGFGPVSYDLALDGLVRHLRNSASGGKS
- a CDS encoding tRNA-(ms[2]io[6]A)-hydroxylase, with the translated sequence MASTSVASIRWLAAPTSASWLQQAIARPIEVLIDHAHCERKAAGSAVQLMFRYLCEPGLGEVLSPLAREELEHFEQVLALLRARGRYLEPLPSPGYGGFLAKHIRKGEPLRMLDSFLVAGLIEARSHERMALLAEHSPEQDLKDLYGSLLLSEARHFGLYWVLCEQRWERSVIVPRLEELAQVEVEALTGELEEPADVRMHSCGVDVR
- a CDS encoding triacylglycerol lipase; its protein translation is MRTVDPQQPVVILGGFLITAEAYEPMAEWLKHKGICNALVVPMSRLDWLLTIWRFGWRRVLDRVDDIVKQVQHHSLSGKVTLIGHSSGGVMLRLYLSDEPFEGRIYAGSKRCDRLVTLGSPHQAVRATPLRAMVDRRFPGCHESDVDYVAIAGKLDLSSGNASAFSRRGAKASYQRAIDDEGCLGDGLVPVESALLTGARSLIQDDTAHGGLFGDIWYASTQRLEAWWDFVVGSESSQDKANS
- a CDS encoding acireductone dioxygenase; its protein translation is MTQLRIYATQAAGIAADRASAVASTPKPLFSTSNPALISAELKTRGIKFQRWPSQPGLEQGANQEQILLAYQSLIRSVQDSDGYGTVDVMRVGGDQPSSEPLRQTFLREHQHAEDEVRFFVEGRGLFSLHINGEVLQLICEANDWIAIPAETRHWFDMGANPSYCVIRFFKKSGGWAASFTDDPIASHYPGLA
- a CDS encoding precorrin-2 C(20)-methyltransferase, whose protein sequence is MPHALQLIGVGPGDPELLTIAAVRAIETADVVAYPVARADADGMAWTIASRWTRSTQRRLPLVFPMVAEAEPRLKAWRHAADALASELRRGLSVVLLCEGDASLFASSSYVQLALRKQHPDLRVKLIPGIPAVCAAAAASAEMAIDWPLALQQDGVLIRPCPDQESDLERLLESAKADCMVLALIKLGQRWPWVRTCLDQRRLLEGSLFAQRVGWPDQVLARATEIPAESKPYFSLLLIRQTWPEVVP
- a CDS encoding glycosyltransferase codes for the protein MNELLPLLLIWPLWLIRRPEQDTPIWGRRSLILLITLFTLRYLTWRVTSSLNFDSRLSISLSLLLLLAEAWLLLIGLIPLWLAWRRFPDRRFEINDRQQRWANSGWKPHVDILVPTYGEPIKVLERALIGCTNLSYPHTKVWVLDDSGRHEVKTLAAELGCRYLHRPEHVNAKAGNLNHGLRHCRGELVAVFDADFIPQRTFLDRSIGFLLEPEVALIQTPQTFINADPVMRNLGMEHWLLSDEESFYRWIQPVRDGWGAVVCAGTSFVVKRKALDQIGGFVEQAISEDFVTGISLTRQHWRLLYLQEKLSAGLAAETMADFVHQRQRWASGTLQSLRLRSGPLHPKGLSLGQRIAYLEGVMHWFNNVPRLVLMLMPLSYGLLGIIPILLNSEAALTLLLPLWGLQVLSLGWLNRGSRTAFLSELTGWVLTVPLTMTVLSNLIGRIGGFRVTPKHQRRDRGSTSVELLLPLLALVLFNLVNLQGLLSNASGLPNQVLAGRPVGLVWGVINLLSLIVAVRACWDPAAKDLAPWQKLKLEAWIEDDGGHRYPCCITALSESGAKIAYSRSPLPWVASSKLRWCQELPALPVIFTNKTDTEALLHWGDLARQDRYALIRWLFCRPGCWVDRQAPQEGRALLALFRRLIAPPKRGPFNPSMIPQHLPRVQGSAHQ